The following coding sequences lie in one Corynebacterium humireducens NBRC 106098 = DSM 45392 genomic window:
- a CDS encoding M24 family metallopeptidase, whose protein sequence is MADLFPVDVYDRRLTRAAELCREEGLAGLIIGTGPELAYLTGSWVSSHERLTVLVIPAEGRPVLLAPATDIGDLERSALPHLDVVVRGWVDGDDAHAWAAAVLDHGPVALGSSLTTVHVLRLQELLDAPTLPAATTLKELFMRKDPAEIEELALAAAAIDRVHERVPALLRPGRTEAAVAADLSALILKEHDVVDFVIVGSGPNGANPHHSHSGRELVTGDVVVVDVGGTRGPGYHSDSTRTYVVGGPGEASREVRNAYRVLQDAHGAALAQARPGVTAASVDAAAREVIEEAGLGEYFIHRTGHGIGLSTHEEPYIMAGNGLVLEPGMCFSIEPGIYLPGKWGMRLEDIVVVTDTGAESLTRQERELR, encoded by the coding sequence ATGGCTGATCTCTTTCCCGTCGACGTCTACGACCGGCGCCTCACCCGTGCCGCTGAACTGTGCCGCGAGGAGGGGTTGGCCGGTCTCATCATCGGCACGGGCCCGGAGCTGGCGTACCTGACCGGTTCGTGGGTGTCGTCCCATGAGCGGCTCACGGTGCTGGTGATCCCCGCGGAGGGGCGGCCGGTGCTGCTGGCTCCGGCGACGGACATCGGTGACCTGGAGCGTTCGGCGTTGCCGCACCTGGACGTGGTGGTGCGCGGCTGGGTCGACGGCGATGACGCCCACGCGTGGGCCGCCGCGGTGCTCGACCACGGTCCGGTGGCGCTGGGGTCCTCCCTGACGACGGTGCACGTGCTGCGCCTGCAGGAGCTTCTCGACGCCCCCACGCTCCCCGCCGCGACCACCCTCAAGGAGCTGTTCATGCGGAAGGACCCCGCGGAGATCGAGGAGCTGGCATTGGCCGCCGCCGCGATCGACCGGGTGCATGAGCGGGTGCCGGCGCTGCTGCGTCCGGGGCGGACGGAGGCGGCGGTGGCGGCGGATCTGTCGGCGCTGATCCTCAAGGAGCATGACGTGGTGGACTTCGTCATCGTCGGTTCCGGCCCCAACGGGGCGAATCCGCACCACAGCCACTCGGGTAGGGAGCTGGTGACCGGTGACGTCGTGGTCGTGGACGTGGGTGGCACCCGTGGTCCGGGCTACCACTCGGACTCGACGCGCACCTACGTCGTCGGGGGTCCCGGGGAGGCGTCCCGCGAGGTGCGCAACGCCTACCGGGTGCTGCAGGACGCGCACGGGGCGGCGCTGGCGCAGGCCCGCCCCGGGGTGACTGCGGCATCCGTGGACGCGGCGGCCCGCGAGGTGATCGAGGAGGCCGGCCTCGGGGAGTACTTCATCCACCGCACGGGGCACGGCATCGGCCTGTCGACGCACGAGGAGCCCTACATCATGGCCGGGAACGGCCTGGTCCTGGAGCCGGGGATGTGCTTCTCCATCGAGCCGGGCATCTACCTGCCCGGGAAGTGGGGGATGCGCCTGGAGGACATCGTCGTGGTCACGGACACCGGCGCGGAGTCCCTCACCCGGCAGGAGCGTGAGCTGCGGTGA
- the tatC gene encoding twin-arginine translocase subunit TatC: MSQSGDVTRRRPRRSRKKKSPTGDMSLVEHLQELRRRVIISLLALLGGTILGFLWYQHSPFGLMPLGEILRGPYCALPPESRADFTGDGECRLLATGPFEMFMLRLKVGALAGLVLSSPVWLYQIWAFIVPGLHKKERRSTFTFVSLAVLLFVAGAIIAYFVVHYGLAFLLTIGDQTQVAALTGERYYNFLLALLLIFGVSFEVPLIIAMLNIIGVLEYETIKEKRRIIILVLFVFAAFMTPGQDPFSMVVLALSLTLLVEMAMQFARWNDRRRERKRPEWMDLDDDTASPLSSGPGGLAAPDPIAAPQPVEPARPRSSFEQQGPGGSGPGSPGAFDDVL, encoded by the coding sequence ATGTCCCAGTCCGGTGACGTGACCCGGCGGCGCCCGCGGCGGAGCAGGAAGAAGAAGTCGCCCACCGGCGACATGTCACTGGTGGAGCACCTGCAGGAGCTGCGCCGTCGCGTCATCATCTCGTTGCTCGCCCTCCTGGGCGGCACCATCCTCGGCTTCCTCTGGTACCAGCACAGCCCTTTCGGGCTCATGCCACTGGGTGAGATCCTCCGGGGACCCTACTGTGCCCTGCCGCCGGAGAGCCGCGCGGATTTCACGGGTGACGGCGAGTGCCGCCTGCTCGCGACAGGCCCCTTCGAGATGTTCATGCTGCGCCTCAAGGTCGGTGCCCTCGCTGGCCTGGTGCTGTCGTCGCCGGTGTGGCTGTACCAGATCTGGGCGTTCATCGTCCCGGGCCTGCACAAGAAGGAGCGTCGCTCCACCTTCACCTTCGTGTCGCTGGCGGTGCTGCTTTTCGTCGCCGGCGCGATCATCGCCTACTTCGTCGTCCACTACGGCCTGGCGTTCCTGCTCACCATCGGTGACCAGACACAGGTCGCCGCGCTGACAGGTGAGCGCTACTACAACTTCCTGCTGGCTCTGCTGCTCATCTTCGGCGTGAGCTTCGAGGTGCCGCTCATCATCGCGATGCTCAACATCATCGGCGTTCTCGAGTACGAGACGATCAAGGAGAAGCGCCGGATCATCATCCTCGTGCTCTTCGTGTTCGCCGCGTTCATGACGCCGGGCCAGGACCCCTTCTCCATGGTCGTCCTCGCCCTGTCGCTCACCCTGCTCGTCGAGATGGCCATGCAGTTCGCGCGTTGGAACGACAGGCGCCGTGAGCGGAAGCGTCCCGAGTGGATGGACCTCGACGACGACACCGCCTCGCCGCTGAGCAGCGGCCCCGGTGGGCTGGCGGCCCCCGACCCGATCGCAGCCCCGCAGCCGGTGGAACCCGCCCGCCCGCGCAGCAGCTTCGAGCAGCAGGGGCCGGGAGGCAGCGGCCCCGGCTCCCCGGGCGCCTTCGACGACGTGCTGTAG
- the lnt gene encoding apolipoprotein N-acyltransferase → MILLLRLLLAAASGFLTYTSNEPLGWWLAGLVGMAGLYAALMPWRGQGPSLRSGALLGFTHALVLYLFMLPWIGVFVGNLPYIALAVFCALYALVMGVGGVAVARWRYGALAFPFVYLLVEWARSSFPFGGFAWVRLAWGQINGPLANLAVWGGPALVSLATAAVGAGLAVQFLRHRGVRVAGALTVLVALLAGLVTGWTVVDRDSVTVGEVRVAAVQGNVPRLGLDFNAQRRAVLANHVRVTEELAGEELDMVIWPENSSDVNPFADPEAGALVSHAVRAVDTPIVVGTITRDEVGDRNTMVVMDPETGRGAQHDKHFLQPFGEYMPWRDFFRLFSEYVDQAGDFKPGPPEFTVPVRDVVLGVATCYEVAFDPALRTAVRDGAQILSTPTNNATFGFTDMTYQQLAMSRMRAIEVDRAVVVAATSGVSAIVHPDGSVSQETGIFESGKLVETLPLRDSLTPAARFGDRTEYALIILGGILFAAALVGTRRQTTPKKETP, encoded by the coding sequence GTGATCCTCCTGCTGCGGCTGCTGCTGGCCGCAGCCTCCGGTTTCCTCACCTACACCTCCAATGAGCCGCTCGGCTGGTGGCTGGCGGGCCTGGTCGGCATGGCCGGGCTCTACGCCGCGCTCATGCCGTGGCGGGGGCAGGGTCCCTCGCTGAGGTCCGGGGCGCTGCTCGGTTTCACCCACGCGCTGGTGCTCTACCTGTTCATGCTGCCGTGGATCGGCGTGTTCGTGGGCAACCTGCCCTACATCGCCCTCGCCGTGTTCTGCGCCCTCTACGCCCTGGTGATGGGCGTCGGGGGCGTCGCCGTCGCCCGCTGGCGCTACGGCGCGCTCGCCTTCCCCTTCGTCTACCTGCTGGTCGAGTGGGCGCGCAGCTCCTTCCCCTTCGGCGGTTTCGCCTGGGTGCGTCTGGCCTGGGGGCAGATCAACGGGCCGCTGGCCAACCTCGCCGTCTGGGGTGGCCCGGCCCTGGTGAGCCTGGCGACGGCCGCGGTCGGCGCCGGCCTGGCCGTCCAGTTCCTCCGCCACCGTGGCGTGCGCGTCGCCGGGGCGCTCACGGTCCTGGTGGCCCTCCTGGCGGGCCTCGTCACCGGCTGGACCGTGGTCGACCGGGACTCGGTGACCGTCGGTGAGGTCCGTGTCGCGGCCGTGCAGGGCAACGTGCCCCGCCTGGGCCTGGACTTCAACGCCCAGCGCCGCGCCGTCCTGGCCAACCACGTGAGGGTCACCGAGGAGCTGGCGGGGGAGGAGCTCGACATGGTCATCTGGCCGGAGAACTCCTCCGACGTCAACCCCTTCGCCGACCCGGAGGCCGGCGCGCTGGTCAGTCATGCGGTGCGGGCCGTCGATACGCCGATCGTCGTGGGCACCATCACCCGTGACGAGGTCGGCGACCGCAACACCATGGTCGTCATGGACCCGGAGACCGGCCGCGGTGCACAGCACGACAAGCACTTCCTCCAGCCCTTCGGCGAGTACATGCCGTGGCGTGACTTCTTCCGCCTGTTCAGCGAGTACGTCGACCAGGCCGGTGACTTCAAGCCCGGCCCGCCGGAGTTCACCGTGCCGGTGCGTGACGTCGTCCTCGGCGTCGCCACCTGCTACGAGGTCGCCTTCGACCCCGCGCTGCGCACGGCCGTCCGCGACGGCGCCCAGATCCTGTCCACGCCCACGAACAACGCCACCTTCGGCTTCACCGACATGACCTACCAGCAGCTGGCGATGAGCCGCATGCGGGCGATCGAGGTCGACCGGGCCGTCGTGGTGGCCGCCACCTCGGGGGTCTCCGCGATCGTCCACCCGGACGGCTCCGTCAGCCAGGAGACCGGGATCTTCGAGTCCGGCAAGCTCGTGGAGACCCTGCCGCTGCGGGATTCCCTCACCCCGGCGGCACGTTTCGGTGATCGCACCGAATATGCCCTTATAATCCTCGGAGGCATCCTCTTCGCTGCCGCTCTGGTGGGCACCCGCCGACAGACCACCCCCAAGAAGGAGACTCCGTGA
- a CDS encoding FxsA family protein, whose product MPLIFAVFPVLIIEALVFWAAASWLGIGWALFLMFALMAVGVLAAPLEMRRVGALAARQKVTAGRVAGDYGLLTAGAILAGSPGIASSVVGLLLILPPTRAVVRGLLARKLMKSIEDLGVRSFEATQAGRQGTSYGSFTDPAAPPADRPGPTGPAEVIDEAEIEKWTKDIRPEDFK is encoded by the coding sequence GTGCCGTTGATCTTCGCTGTTTTCCCCGTCCTCATCATCGAGGCCCTCGTCTTCTGGGCCGCCGCCTCCTGGCTCGGCATCGGATGGGCGTTGTTCCTCATGTTCGCCCTCATGGCCGTGGGCGTGCTGGCCGCACCCCTGGAGATGCGCCGCGTCGGTGCCCTGGCCGCCCGCCAGAAGGTGACCGCCGGCCGCGTCGCCGGTGATTACGGGCTCCTCACCGCCGGGGCGATCCTCGCCGGTTCGCCCGGCATCGCCTCCTCGGTGGTGGGACTGCTGCTCATCCTCCCGCCGACCCGTGCCGTGGTGCGCGGGCTGCTGGCGCGCAAGCTCATGAAGTCGATCGAGGATCTCGGTGTCCGCAGCTTCGAGGCCACCCAGGCGGGCCGCCAGGGGACCAGCTACGGCAGCTTCACCGACCCTGCCGCGCCGCCCGCCGACCGGCCCGGCCCCACCGGTCCTGCCGAGGTCATCGATGAGGCCGAGATCGAGAAGTGGACCAAGGACATCCGCCCGGAGGACTTCAAGTGA
- a CDS encoding polyprenol monophosphomannose synthase produces MTNPSDATLVIIPTYNELENLPLIVGRVRAATPEVDILVVDDNSPDGTGDRADELAAAHPNVHVLHREGKGGLCGAYVAGFQWGLERGYTVLCEMDADGSHAPEQLRLLLDEIDDGADVVIGSRYVPGGKVVNWPKKRWILSKGGNIYISLMLGAGLTDMTAGYRAYRRDVIESLDLDELSNAGYIFQVDLAWRAVSGGFDVREVPITFTEREIGESKLDGSFVKSSLAEVTRWGVRHRLEQLCDIFSVTRRMFQHEYRHWKRSRLR; encoded by the coding sequence GTGACCAACCCCAGTGACGCGACCCTGGTGATCATCCCGACCTACAACGAGCTGGAGAACCTCCCGCTGATCGTCGGCAGGGTCCGCGCCGCCACTCCGGAGGTCGACATTCTCGTCGTCGACGACAACAGCCCCGACGGCACCGGTGACAGGGCCGATGAGCTGGCCGCCGCGCACCCCAACGTCCACGTCCTCCACCGCGAGGGCAAGGGCGGCCTGTGCGGCGCCTACGTCGCGGGCTTCCAGTGGGGCCTCGAGCGCGGGTACACCGTCCTCTGCGAGATGGACGCCGACGGCTCCCACGCCCCGGAGCAGCTGCGCCTGCTTCTCGACGAGATCGACGACGGCGCCGACGTCGTCATCGGCTCCCGCTACGTACCGGGCGGCAAGGTCGTGAACTGGCCGAAGAAGCGCTGGATCCTGTCCAAGGGCGGCAACATCTACATCTCGCTCATGCTGGGCGCCGGGCTCACCGACATGACCGCCGGCTACCGCGCCTACCGCCGCGACGTCATCGAGTCCCTCGACCTCGACGAGCTCTCCAACGCCGGCTACATCTTCCAGGTCGACCTGGCGTGGCGTGCCGTCTCCGGCGGTTTCGACGTCCGCGAGGTCCCGATCACCTTCACCGAGCGGGAGATCGGCGAGTCCAAGCTGGACGGCAGCTTCGTCAAGTCCTCGCTGGCCGAGGTCACCCGCTGGGGTGTCCGCCACCGCCTCGAGCAGCTGTGTGACATCTTCAGCGTGACCCGCCGCATGTTCCAGCACGAGTACCGCCACTGGAAGCGCAGCCGCCTGCGCTAG
- a CDS encoding S1 family peptidase, producing MSAITVRLSSGRAYCSGVLISPDLEATPASRTEYVLTCAHFLRERSGPIRVGGAHFHARVLGAVRIPRTDLAVLRLDRPSPPKQLLRLSTHPAPWLAPTVTEGFGKSWHRLQHRTGRVLGRTPFALGRNLRTLVTSAAVLFNNPRAVKGDSGGPVLVDREIVAVQSMITDPFGWNTGLATVAQVAPHRRAIRAAVEALDAAY from the coding sequence GTGTCCGCCATCACCGTCCGCCTCAGCTCCGGCCGTGCCTACTGCTCCGGCGTGCTCATCAGCCCCGACCTGGAGGCCACGCCCGCCTCCCGCACCGAGTACGTGCTCACCTGCGCCCACTTCCTGCGGGAACGCTCCGGACCGATCCGCGTCGGCGGCGCGCACTTCCACGCCCGGGTCCTCGGGGCCGTGCGCATCCCGCGCACCGACCTTGCGGTGCTCCGCCTCGACCGCCCTTCCCCGCCGAAGCAGCTCCTCCGCTTGTCGACGCACCCCGCCCCCTGGCTCGCCCCCACCGTCACCGAGGGCTTCGGGAAGAGCTGGCACAGGCTGCAGCACCGGACCGGCCGCGTCCTCGGGCGCACCCCGTTCGCGCTGGGCCGGAACCTGCGCACGCTGGTGACCTCCGCGGCGGTGCTGTTCAACAACCCCCGGGCCGTTAAGGGGGACTCGGGTGGGCCGGTGCTGGTCGACCGGGAGATCGTGGCGGTGCAGTCGATGATCACCGACCCCTTCGGCTGGAACACCGGCCTGGCGACCGTCGCGCAGGTGGCTCCGCACCGCCGGGCGATCCGGGCGGCGGTGGAGGCGCTGGACGCGGCGTACTAG
- a CDS encoding SDR family oxidoreductase gives MTGVLLLGGTSEIGLELTRRLCKGRPVVLAARRETDPGPLLDAGATAVHHLDFEAGDLGSHRDVVTRAVELTGGVGTAVVAFGILGDQARAERDEAHAAEIATVDYTAQVSVLTVLADVMEAGEIVAFSSIAGWRARRANYVYGSTKAGLDAFCQGLSDRLHGSGLRLITARPGFVIGSMTEGMDPAPMSVTPDQVAEAVAAEIRGGRDSTTLWIPGRLRLLAWVMRVVPRPVWRRMPR, from the coding sequence GTGACCGGCGTCCTGCTGCTCGGCGGCACCTCCGAGATCGGCCTCGAGCTGACCCGCCGTCTCTGCAAGGGGCGCCCGGTGGTACTCGCCGCCCGCCGGGAGACCGACCCGGGCCCGCTTCTCGACGCCGGCGCCACCGCCGTCCACCACCTCGACTTCGAGGCGGGCGACCTGGGGAGCCACCGGGACGTCGTCACGCGGGCGGTGGAGCTGACCGGGGGAGTGGGCACGGCGGTCGTGGCCTTCGGCATCCTCGGGGACCAGGCGCGCGCGGAGCGGGACGAGGCGCATGCCGCGGAGATCGCCACGGTCGACTACACCGCCCAGGTGTCGGTGCTGACGGTGCTCGCCGACGTCATGGAGGCCGGTGAGATCGTCGCGTTCTCGTCCATCGCCGGGTGGCGGGCCCGGCGCGCCAACTACGTGTACGGCTCGACGAAGGCGGGCCTCGACGCCTTCTGCCAGGGCCTGTCCGACCGCCTGCACGGCAGCGGGCTGCGGCTCATCACGGCGCGGCCCGGTTTCGTCATCGGCTCGATGACGGAGGGCATGGACCCGGCACCCATGTCCGTCACCCCCGACCAGGTGGCGGAGGCCGTCGCCGCGGAGATCCGCGGGGGCCGCGACAGCACCACGCTGTGGATCCCCGGCCGGCTGCGCCTCCTGGCGTGGGTCATGCGCGTGGTGCCGCGGCCGGTGTGGCGGCGGATGCCCCGCTAG
- a CDS encoding DEAD/DEAH box helicase, producing the protein MNGNVAPGSHLAEFASRFSFPLDDFQIQGCQAVEEGHGVLVCAPTGAGKTIVGEFAVSLALSQGTKCFYTTPIKALSNQKFHDLQKDYGEDAVGLLTGDVSINGNAEIVVMTTEVLRNMIYAGSATLDRLSHVVMDEIHYLADRERGAVWEEVILNLDESVNIIGLSATVSNSEEFGDWLSTVRGDTKVIVTDKRPVPLEQWMMVGRKIYPLFEPGTGGQVNRELEHVISRIQADQAEEGRADYESGRGFRARAEGRRSGIKRPEDRQRPVGRPDVIRVLQGRDMLPAITFIFSRAGCDGALHQCLRSNLVLTDHAEAQRIEEIIDEGVEGIPEEDLEVLQFPQWKAALKRGFAAHHAGMLPAFKHIVEKLFVQGLVRMVFATETLALGINMPARSVVMEKLVKFDGEGHVDLTPGQYTQLTGRAGRRGIDVIGHAVVQWSPAMDPRAVAGLASTRMYPLISTFAPGYNMAVNLLGMIGFEPSLRLLEKSFAQYQADGSVVDDVREIERAEHRVRELRTQLLDAIGTFAPPTRDGEDPAEMLMEYMQLRRDLSEEEKASRVHSLEQRQQETVTLLGKMQLGDVIVIPGRKHPVLAVVVTPANQTRDPRPWVTTEQGWSGRIDASSFHNPPQTIGRMKLPRRVLDNPRRNTRHIVDQFQRTRFKRPNKMRERARVRDSKKVVALREAMRNHPVHSWPATDREQLARVGEKLARRERELARLNARVEKATDTLGRHFERIIGLLSEMSYVEFEGTGPDRVPVITPEGELLSQIHNESDLLVAQCLRRGIWNDLDPAELAGVVSLCTFENRKGFGGEANAATDRMADAMDATVRIWQELATDEKRHRLPITREPEAGFALAMHQWAAGAPLGYCLAAAAESGAEMTPGDFVRWCRQVMDLLGQVAKTAYTDDVQANARRAIDAIRRGVVAIGS; encoded by the coding sequence ATGAACGGTAACGTCGCCCCCGGCTCCCACCTCGCTGAGTTCGCCTCCCGCTTCTCCTTCCCCCTGGACGACTTCCAGATCCAGGGGTGCCAGGCGGTGGAGGAGGGCCACGGGGTTCTCGTCTGCGCACCCACCGGTGCCGGCAAGACCATCGTCGGCGAGTTCGCCGTCTCCCTGGCGCTGTCCCAGGGCACCAAGTGCTTCTACACCACGCCGATCAAGGCGTTGAGCAACCAGAAGTTCCATGACCTGCAGAAGGACTACGGCGAGGACGCCGTGGGCCTGCTCACCGGTGACGTCTCCATCAACGGCAACGCCGAGATCGTCGTCATGACGACCGAGGTGCTCCGCAACATGATCTACGCCGGCTCGGCCACACTCGACCGGCTCAGTCACGTCGTCATGGACGAGATCCACTACCTCGCCGACCGGGAACGTGGTGCGGTGTGGGAGGAGGTCATCCTCAACCTCGACGAGTCGGTCAACATCATCGGCCTGTCGGCCACCGTGTCCAACTCGGAGGAGTTCGGCGACTGGCTGTCCACGGTGCGCGGTGACACGAAGGTCATCGTCACCGACAAGCGCCCCGTCCCGCTGGAGCAGTGGATGATGGTGGGCCGCAAGATCTACCCGCTCTTCGAGCCGGGCACCGGCGGCCAGGTCAACCGCGAGCTCGAGCACGTCATCTCCCGCATCCAGGCGGACCAGGCGGAGGAGGGGCGCGCCGACTACGAGTCGGGCCGCGGCTTCCGGGCCCGCGCGGAGGGCCGCCGTTCCGGGATCAAACGTCCCGAGGACCGCCAGCGCCCGGTCGGTCGCCCCGACGTCATCCGGGTGCTGCAGGGCCGCGACATGCTGCCCGCCATCACGTTCATCTTCTCCCGCGCGGGCTGCGACGGCGCCCTCCACCAGTGCCTGCGCTCCAACCTGGTGCTCACCGACCACGCGGAGGCGCAGCGCATCGAGGAGATCATCGACGAGGGCGTCGAGGGCATCCCGGAGGAGGACCTCGAGGTCCTGCAGTTCCCCCAGTGGAAAGCCGCCCTCAAGCGGGGTTTCGCCGCCCACCACGCGGGCATGCTCCCGGCGTTCAAGCACATCGTCGAGAAGCTCTTCGTGCAGGGCCTGGTGCGCATGGTCTTCGCCACGGAGACCCTCGCCCTGGGCATCAACATGCCGGCGCGTTCCGTGGTGATGGAGAAGCTCGTGAAGTTCGACGGCGAGGGGCACGTGGACCTCACCCCGGGGCAGTACACGCAGCTCACGGGCCGGGCCGGACGCCGCGGCATCGACGTCATCGGGCACGCCGTCGTCCAGTGGTCCCCGGCGATGGACCCGCGGGCGGTGGCGGGGCTGGCGTCGACACGCATGTACCCGCTGATCTCCACGTTCGCCCCCGGCTACAACATGGCCGTCAACCTGCTCGGCATGATCGGCTTCGAGCCTTCGCTGCGGCTGCTGGAGAAGTCCTTCGCCCAGTACCAGGCCGACGGTTCCGTCGTCGACGACGTCCGGGAGATCGAACGCGCCGAACACCGCGTGCGCGAACTGCGGACACAGCTTCTCGACGCCATCGGCACCTTCGCCCCACCCACCCGCGACGGCGAGGACCCCGCGGAGATGCTCATGGAGTACATGCAGCTGCGCCGCGACCTCAGCGAGGAGGAGAAGGCCTCCCGCGTCCACTCCCTCGAGCAGCGCCAGCAGGAGACGGTCACCCTGCTGGGCAAGATGCAGCTGGGCGACGTCATCGTCATCCCGGGACGCAAGCACCCGGTGCTCGCGGTCGTGGTGACGCCCGCGAACCAGACCCGCGACCCCCGCCCCTGGGTGACCACCGAGCAGGGCTGGTCCGGGCGCATCGACGCCTCCTCCTTCCACAACCCGCCGCAGACCATCGGCCGGATGAAGCTGCCGCGCCGCGTCCTGGACAACCCCCGCCGCAACACCCGCCACATCGTCGACCAGTTCCAGCGCACCCGCTTCAAGCGCCCGAACAAGATGCGCGAGCGGGCGCGCGTCCGCGACTCCAAGAAGGTCGTCGCCCTGCGCGAGGCCATGCGCAACCACCCCGTCCACTCCTGGCCGGCCACCGACCGCGAACAGCTCGCCCGGGTGGGGGAGAAGCTGGCCCGCCGCGAGCGGGAGCTGGCGCGGCTCAACGCGCGCGTCGAGAAGGCCACCGACACCCTCGGCCGCCACTTCGAGCGCATCATCGGCCTGCTCTCCGAGATGAGCTACGTCGAGTTCGAGGGCACAGGCCCGGACCGTGTCCCGGTGATCACCCCCGAGGGTGAGCTGCTCTCCCAGATCCACAACGAGTCCGACCTGCTCGTCGCCCAGTGCCTGCGCCGCGGCATCTGGAACGACCTGGACCCGGCGGAACTGGCCGGCGTGGTCTCGCTGTGCACCTTCGAGAACCGCAAGGGCTTCGGCGGTGAGGCGAACGCCGCCACCGACCGGATGGCCGACGCCATGGACGCCACCGTCCGCATCTGGCAGGAACTGGCCACCGACGAGAAGCGCCACCGCCTGCCCATCACCCGCGAACCGGAGGCCGGTTTCGCCCTGGCCATGCACCAGTGGGCGGCGGGCGCCCCGCTCGGCTACTGCCTGGCCGCCGCCGCCGAGTCCGGCGCGGAGATGACCCCCGGTGACTTCGTCCGCTGGTGCCGCCAGGTCATGGACCTGCTCGGCCAGGTGGCCAAGACGGCGTACACCGACGACGTGCAGGCCAACGCCCGGCGCGCCATCGACGCGATCCGGCGTGGTGTGGTGGCGATCGGTAGCTGA
- a CDS encoding lipase family protein, giving the protein MVGSRSPRIHRAGVHAATARAWVPLMGDVGRGVVRRLRGGTRSPTRPRFADWESEPSFSDATWVIGRPPGTLLASAPMRLMGGSGGINRATAWRIEYVTTDARGRTITATGAYLHSHSPWRGGARPVIAFAPSTQGVAPHCDPSWSMSVGMSVSLRGPVDVVASYELPAVTALLASGAHVVLTDYPRDPDLGWQLYCDHPSGGHALLDAVRAARQLHLPESAPVGCWGFSQGGAAVGWALEYPGYAPDVSPVAAVIGAPPSRLDDVLAHVDGSLVTGVLSYAVAGLLVVSPEIRAEILTALTPEGLDHVTADLATCAVSSVFTSGWRGTHRWTHAGVPLGELLDDLPHVSAEFDARRLGWGTPSVPVLLWGSRHDDVVPVAQVRELRDTWRAAGADVTWYEDRSLRVPGRTGANHFGPYYRHLTRNVGWLLDQLRR; this is encoded by the coding sequence ATGGTCGGAAGCCGCTCACCCCGGATCCACCGGGCCGGTGTGCACGCGGCCACCGCGCGGGCCTGGGTGCCGCTGATGGGCGACGTCGGCAGGGGAGTGGTGCGACGCCTCCGCGGGGGCACGCGCTCGCCGACGCGGCCGAGGTTCGCGGACTGGGAGTCCGAGCCCAGCTTCTCCGACGCCACCTGGGTCATCGGCCGTCCGCCCGGCACGCTGCTCGCCTCCGCGCCGATGCGTCTCATGGGTGGTTCCGGCGGCATCAACCGGGCGACGGCGTGGCGCATCGAGTACGTCACCACCGACGCCCGCGGCCGCACCATCACCGCCACCGGCGCCTACCTGCACTCGCACAGCCCGTGGCGCGGCGGGGCCCGCCCGGTCATCGCGTTCGCTCCCTCCACGCAGGGCGTCGCGCCGCACTGCGACCCCTCGTGGTCGATGTCCGTCGGCATGAGCGTCTCCCTGCGCGGGCCGGTCGACGTGGTCGCCTCCTATGAGCTGCCCGCCGTCACCGCGCTGCTGGCCTCCGGTGCACACGTCGTGCTCACGGACTACCCGCGTGACCCGGACCTCGGCTGGCAGCTCTACTGCGACCACCCCTCGGGCGGGCACGCGCTCCTCGACGCCGTCCGTGCCGCCCGTCAGCTCCACCTCCCGGAGTCCGCCCCGGTGGGGTGCTGGGGCTTCTCGCAGGGCGGGGCCGCCGTCGGCTGGGCCCTGGAGTATCCCGGCTACGCCCCCGACGTCAGCCCGGTCGCCGCGGTCATCGGGGCGCCGCCCTCGCGTCTCGACGACGTCCTCGCCCACGTCGACGGCTCCCTCGTCACCGGGGTGCTCTCCTATGCGGTCGCCGGGCTGCTCGTCGTCTCCCCGGAGATCCGCGCCGAGATCCTCACCGCCCTCACCCCGGAGGGCCTGGACCACGTCACCGCCGACCTCGCCACCTGCGCCGTCAGTTCCGTGTTCACCTCCGGCTGGCGCGGCACCCACCGCTGGACCCACGCGGGCGTGCCCCTCGGGGAGCTTCTCGACGACCTGCCCCACGTCTCCGCCGAGTTCGACGCCCGCCGCCTCGGCTGGGGCACGCCGTCGGTGCCAGTGCTGCTGTGGGGGTCGCGTCACGACGACGTCGTGCCCGTCGCCCAGGTCCGCGAGCTGCGCGACACCTGGCGCGCCGCCGGGGCCGACGTCACCTGGTACGAGGACCGCAGCCTGCGGGTGCCCGGCCGGACCGGGGCCAACCACTTCGGTCCCTACTACCGGCACCTCACCCGCAACGTCGGGTGGTTGCTCGATCAACTACGCCGGTAG